The Lytechinus pictus isolate F3 Inbred chromosome 15, Lp3.0, whole genome shotgun sequence genome contains a region encoding:
- the LOC135156857 gene encoding uncharacterized protein LOC135156857: MFFKVSIIHIIKWKAFASFLELKMSIFLCYVVLSIIVTEVNTLHCCTLLRLIVCFPSKTGVMALSNAERQKLWRERQKRRNKKAFMAKERERKRRSYIPVGMLSKKELKVRRRAVLNRVNKHKKRQIERTETITTRRLIVKLPALSRRKLENEKTAKKLMKQRSVCRRASVEVANLRKRNRELLKQRQKLKKRLDRQKKLTESTREQVINHTSTTDVPASPRAQTRLDCQSVGQKIHTKFGKRMLIANSVLHPFKVDLKSWKRKAKRNAKPAMEAVSKLLKKYRLISAFSKATRNSRSKIIKMGRDRKENASKTRNMKGTVVDFLEREDNSSPLPGKKDSHKENSVIKQKRVLHDYMKNLHLKFLTENPRCTISRASFCRLRPPHLILASFATRKTCLCSRHQNLLLKLKCLRRNGIKCTLNPDNFISQNQSDEGMIENIDAQLPTSIATMIFKEWKRVCDKGKFRWKEVQTEVTRREFLNLLRASLPDFRAHVGRIAKQYKELRKLRENLKEGEVLVWMDFAENYTCSAMEEVQSAYWNAQSVSLHTMVTYFPQKKNKECQSYVGVSQNTSHNAKTVFTILKAFIPLLKKEYPLLQKIHYLTDSPTSQYRNKTIFQMLCNHKEHFGVEGEWNFLESGHGKGPCDGLGGSVKRSADMAVKRGKFAIQDASDFIRWTESEQSSKVVFFSYTQDDINRCSDILSENQAIKPIPGTFKLHAVKPVGKHSVAVRETSCYCDMCRSDPCTSPCSGWKVHSLLDNTRSNVSIEALQNCSVQGQDEYTGKSATPDESSQIHRTVGDWVVARYDGKRYIGQIIKVDEEDAEINFMEFTGEGNRFLKWPKRKDKIWVDNKDILQNVPSPSPTKKNKCLFFVEEHVFMAFETE, from the coding sequence atgttttttaaagtttcaataattcatataataaaatggaaAGCATTTGCATCTTTCTTAGAACTTAAAATGTCTATTTTCCTTTGCTACGTAGTTCTTTCAATAatcgttacggaagttaatacaCTACACTGCTGTACTTTGCTGAGGCTGATAGTTTGTTTTCCTTCCAAAACAGGTGTCATGGCATTGTCTAATGCTGAACGGCAGAAACTGTGGAGAGAAAGGCAGAAGAGGAGAAACAAAAAAGCCTTCATGGCcaaggaaagggagagaaaacgCCGCTCATACATACCAGTCGGCATGCTTTCCAAGAAAGAGCTAAAAGTAAGGAGAAGGGCGGTTTTGAACCGAGTGAACAAGCATAAAAAACGCCAGATAGAGCGTACAGAAACAATAACAACAAGACGTCTGATAGTTAAACTACCTGCCTTGTCTAGACGCAAGTTGGAGAATGAGAAAACTGCAAAGAAACTGATGAAACAACGGTCTGTATGTCGCAGGGCTTCTGTTGAGGTTGCTAACTTGAGGAAGAGAAACAGAGAGCTTTTGAAACAAAGACAGAAATTGAAGAAGAGATTGGATCGTCAGAAGAAACTCACAGAATCCACGCGGGAACAGGTCATCAACCATACCAGCACTACAGATGTTCCAGCGTCTCCGAGGGCTCAAACCCGCCTGGACTGCCAATCTGTGGGTCAAAAAATTCACACCAAGTTTGGAAAGAGAATGCTTATAGCTAACTCTGTACTGCATCCTTTTAAGGTAGACCTGAAATCCTGGAAAAGGAAGGCAAAACGGAATGCAAAGCCGGCAATGGAAGCGGTGTCAAAGCTGCTTAAGAAGTATCGTTTGATTTCAGCCTTCAGCAAAGCGACTAGGAATTCAAGAAGTAAGATCATAAAGATGGGTAGGGATAGAAAGGAGAATGCATCCAAGACAAGGAATATGAAAGGAACAGTTGTTGACTTTTTGGAAAGGGAAGACAATTCTTCACCTCTACCCGGAAAGAAGGATTCCCACAAGGAAAATTCTGTAATCAAGCAGaaacgtgttcttcatgattacatGAAAAATCTCCACTTGAAATTCCTGACAGAGAATCCAAGATGCACCATTTCCAGAGCTTCTTTCTGTAGACTTCGTCCACCTCATCTTATTTTGGCATCATTTGCGACGAGAAAGACATGCCTATGTAGTCGCCACCAAAACCTACTCCTTAAACTCAAATGCCTCCGAAGGAACGGGATTAAGTGCACCTTAAATCCGGACAACTTCATCTCTCAGAATCAGTCTGATGAAGGAATGATCGAGAACATCGATGCCCAACTTCCTACTTCAATCGCAACTATGATTTTCAAGGAATGGAAAAGGGTATGCGACAAGGGCAAATTTAGGTGGAAGGAGGTTCAGACTGAAGTGACAAGGAGGGAGTTTCTCAACTTACTTCGTGCCTCACTTCCAGACTTCCGTGCTCATGTTGGAAGAATTGCAAAGCAGTACAAAGAACTGAGGAAACTTCGAGAGAACCTAAAGGAAGGAGAAGTACTGGTGTGGATGGATTTTGCAGAAAATTATACATGTTCTGCCATGGAAGAAGTCCAATCAGCGTACTGGAATGCTCAGTCAGTAAGCCTACACACCATGGTTACATATTTCcctcaaaagaaaaataaagaatgtcaGAGCTATGTAGGTGTTTCTCAAAACACATCCCACAATGCCAAAACAGTGTTTACGATTCTCAAGGCGTTCATCCCCCTGCTGAAGAAAGAGTATCCATTGCTACAGAAGATCCACTATTTGACTGACTCCCCAACAAGCCAGTACCGAAACAAGACCATCTTCCAGATGTTGTGTAATCACAAGGAACATTTCGGTGTTGAAGGCGAATGGAACTTTCTTGAGAGTGGGCATGGGAAAGGTCCATGCGATGGTCTTGGTGGAAGCGTTAAACGCTCTGCAGACATGGCGGTAAAGAGGGGGAAGTTTGCTATCCAAGATGCCTCAGACTTCATTCGCTGGACAGAATCTGAACAGTCAAGTAAGGTTGTGTTCTTCTCCTACACACAGGATGACATCAACAGATGTTCAGATATCCTATCAGAAAACCAGGCTATCAAACCAATTCCGGGCACATTCAAGTTGCATGCGGTGAAACCCGTCGGGAAACATAGTGTGGCCGTGAGAGAAACGAGTTGCTACTGCGACATGTGCAGAAGCGACCCTTGTACATCACCATGCAGTGGCTGGAAAGTCCACTCGTTACTTGACAATACAAGATCAAATGTTTCAATTGAAGCTCTTCAAAACTGTTCAGTACAAGGTCAAGATGAGTACACTGGAAAATCTGCAACGCCTGATGAATCTTCTCAGATCCACCGTACTGTTGGTGACTGGGTGGTAGCCCGATATGATGGCAAACGCTACATTGGTCAGATTATCAAGGTTGACGAGGAAGATGCCGAGATCAACTTCATGGAATTCACAGGTGAAGGTAATCGGTTTCTGAAGTGGCCAAAACGCAAGGATAAGATCTGGGTAGACAACAAAGACATTCTGCAAAATGTTCCGTCTCCATCACCCACAAAGAAGAACAAATGCCTGTTTTTTGTGGAAGAGCATGTGTTCATGGCTTTTGAAACGGAATGA